The following is a genomic window from Xenopus laevis strain J_2021 chromosome 2L, Xenopus_laevis_v10.1, whole genome shotgun sequence.
gaatattcgaccattcgataatcgaagtactgtctctttaaaaaaactttgacttcaatacttcgccgaaTTAAacctgttagcctatggggaccttctacaacatttttctacgttttttgaagtcaaagtaaaatcgttcgattcgaaggatttaatcgttcgatcgattttacttcaaccgcagaatacccaaattcgattaaaaaaaaatatcgaattcgaagtgtttaaattcgatggtcgaatttcgaagtatattttactttgaaattcgatccttgataaatctgccccttaatatatggaGAATTGTGGGCACAGAAATCGGCTGTTCAGCATGCAATTAAGAAATGGTAATATGGAAAGGAGAGAAAGTAATATTATGGATAAGCATATGGTGGCTCAGGgttgaaaaaaatcatatatcaTTATATGAAATACTACAGCAACCATATTAACACAGATCATTATTCAGTATGGCAGAGAAGAACAAACAATACCATAGACTAGTAATATATAGTGTGACATAGAGGAACAAATATTATCCAAAATCCCTATGCGGTATGGCACAGAGGAACAAGTGTTATTATAGAtcattattatatagtattattatatattattgctgTGCAGTTAATACAGTATGTCTTTCCTTTCTAATACATTGCCTGTAGTGGCCCCTTCATATCATATAAACAGTTTTACAATGTTgagagttacttttttttttttttacagttttacttgTTTCACtttttgtctctgtttgtttCCAAAGCGGTGCGCCTGGAACTAAACAACAAAAATACAAGTTCTTCTCTGCCAGGCAATCTCACTGAAACAGCAAGTCTAAAGTGTCAAGTGTTTGATAACACTGGGGATGAGGAGTTGATCTGGTACCGGGGAACGCGTCAAGTCGATGTCTCCTCTCAAAACAACGTGAATTCCAGCCATATCTGCGTTTCGCCGCTATCTACTGAGGACAATGGAGTCAGCTTTACGTGCTTGCTAAAGAGGGACAATACAGTCAAAATATCCGTCATTCTGGATGTCAAATGTAAGTTGTTTaatgtaactaaaggtggccatctaCTATAAGATCTGCTTGATTGGTGAGTTTGCCAAACCAGTAAATCTTTCCCGGTATGCCCACCTAAGGGGGACAATATCAGGCTGTAATAtgtgtagaaataagtcaaatcaactggccttcatgtgttttccttgaagacattacACCAGCCATCTCATTGGCTTTCTGAATTCTGAATTCTGAATTCATTCTGaactgagaaagccagttggataactggtgaaacgtcttcaagaaatacacagcaagtccagttgatttgactaatTTGTACAGAAATACCATAactgaatgagaatcttcacaaacatcagGCTATAATGCTATTGTTGGCTCTAGGGCCAAATAATCAGATTACATTGGTGAGTATATGGGGTGAATGTCGgattttaaacagacagttttcagattttgtcttttgcatgacattttaaagacatttttttctgaatttgtctttagctcttaccacacctgtcagtcagccatcaaattggaatttttgggggTGGGGGTTTCTTTTACCTCGGAAtattatacaacatttttttcaggataacctgggctttctaaatctgcctacgtgtttgtgtaattccacttctgtaacaagatataattGTCTAAATGCAATAAATGCTATTTTACATAGGATAGGGATTTGtataagaaatatgttttattatcttaggtaAAGAGTCTAATTgttactaaaactaaaaaaggCTAGGAGACTTTACTTTTCcattagataatatattcactcaaattgctaataccGCCTCATTCATTatgctaaaactagtaaaataatgcaagtgtgcaGTGCAGTtccgggccaagtcggccgggCGCCGAAGGCAACCCGACCAACTACATTGCCCCCTTCTGAAGTGCGCGCACGCACGGGCAATCAAGGGCACAAGCCGATCATGCGAATGGAAGGGTGCGCGTCTGTGAGCTTTTAGGAACAGTGCACGTCTGTGCGCACCTAGGAAGACTACTGCTAGAGGTGGGGAAAGAAGTGGGGAAAGAAGTGGCCAAACTAGGGGCAAGGCGCAGAAGAGGTacggtgcctggcgcccctccacatttTCGCCCAAGgcacgtgtctcttctgcctacccgtagttccggccctgcaagtgttagggcaggactacatggccgattcagcagcgatccgacgcgctgcgcaaaatcgcaggcgtcacgtcggatgcaacggaaacaaggtaagtaattcaattgttgcaTCGTGTCGCATCATTGATGTGACACGACACGATGCGTCGCATCAACTATGCAACACGATcagacactgccattacttaccttgtttccgtcgcatctgacgtgacgcctgcgattttgcgcagcgcgtcggatcgctgctgaatcggccatgtagtcctgccctaagttaaaaactttttacataccaaattgtataaaattcacttttttgttttatcagtgttttacttgttttgttaatgaggcttttacacctatagaaACACCTGACTATAAAATGGTAATCCATATTAATCTGCTAATAATTCCCCAAGAGGGGTGAAATCaagattggctgaaccaaagcacatctgacacatggggaagagttatactgagctttactccgtTTTTGAAATGTcaggagaaaatgttgtttaaaatgtcataaaagtgtctgtaaagtgtctttctttcactaaaatatgaaaagtgatGGTTGAGTCGAAATTTaggtggatttctgtttgtgaatatggagaaagtattttacactagTTTACCACcatttttactccaaaaatggtctctctccacttttgtgaattcccccgtATGAGTCGACGGAATCAACTGGCCAATGCATCGTAGGCCCCAATACACATGCAGATAATCTGCCAAATCAgggtaatggtggccatagacccaaagatccgctcgtttggcaacatcgccaaacgagcggatctttccccgatatgccattaacaagcttggctttatcgggggtaatctgattgttcggccgtatggccgaacaatccgattacgatgcgcaatgggctccagcgggatctgtccggtcaaaatcaaccctgatcGACCAAaggaccgatctccgccggacgaaagatgtcggcacacgccacacactaTCCTAAAATTgtatgaatccttgattcgtacgataggatctgtgtgtctatggccaccttaagggcacacgctaagaatCGGAATCGCAGAAGGGAtagcactcggagtgcttcattttccgaagtcgcccgaagtttccttgtgagccaATTTTGgccgacttctgaaaacaaagcactccgagtgccatcccgccatcaatttagattctagtcagcgggaaggcttttcggggagttAATTCACCAAAAGAAAAGGCGAATTGTTGTCGGGCAATTGTTGTtgggcgaccaaatctccccgaatctaagcatgtgcccttaccctaaagggcccGAATCAGAAGATTGAACCTGCCCAATTTCACTACAAGAAGATGAtcccaaataaaaatattacagcagAATACTATTAGTTGCAATTGTGAAAAACTGACTATTAAATGGCTAAATGGGTACACAATTTATTACTAGACTGGTATAATCTCTACCACTATTAGAaactcattcaaatcactgcatgtttgctagggtaaataggaccctagcaactagattgctgaaattgccaactggagagctgaggaatcaaagctaaataatgcaaaaaccacaagtataaaaaaatgaaaaccatgtctcataatatcactctctacatcatactaaaagctgaagtaaaggtgaacaacccctttaaggtagtgCTACTTTGCCATAGATACAATGCTTTACGGCTGatggatgcaaaaaaaaaaaaacgaaaaaagatGTAAAACATTCTTATTCTTATCCAATAAAATGTACCACCTTGTGCATTTTGTACGATGAGCAAGATAAGTAAAGAAAAGTAAAGATGAACAGCTTTGTAGTAAAATAAAACAATCAATGATGGTGTCAAAAgatcaatatatgtgtgtgtatatataatatatatatatatatatatatatatatatatatatattttctccatTTCCTGCTGCCAATCTGTAAATTCTGGCAAatagcagaggggctgctgtaagatgccatagaatagacagtcactatttattgggcctctgtgtacttgaaatggcggggcctattgtgaatctcaGTTAGCACCTGCTCAAAGCCAACATTGACATTTTGGGGGTCAGTTGTACtttattcagaattttttaaaaatgattttctagataCTCCCATCTTGGAAGGAGAAAGCTCTGTGACGGTGGAAGTGGGCAAAAGTGCACAGCTGACGTGTATTGTCAAAGCCAACCCTCAAGCCGAGATGAcctggaaaaaaaatggtgtttttgtcACTATGGAGAAGTCTCGGTACAAACAATACCTGGACAGTGATAAGTTCCAGCTTAACATCGACAAAGCAGACAAGAAGGATGCAGGGATATACACGTGTGTGGCTGTCGCCAATGATGGCAATGCTACAACTACAGAAAAAACTTTTGAGCTGGTGGTGGAAGGTAAGTTTAACATAAggtactacaggtattggatccggaaacatgttatccagaaagctccaaattacggaaaggctgtctcccatagactccattttatccaaatttttaaaaatgatttcctttttctctgtaaaaataaaaccgtaGCATGTACTTGACTTGACTCAaactaaaatatgattaatccttattggaagcaaaaccagcctattgggtttattcaattttTACATGAAattctagtagacctaaagtatgaaaatccaaattatggaaagatccattatccagaaccccccaggtctgcattctggttaacagttcccatacctgtgtttcATTTGGATCATCAATTATTGCCTCATTTATGTCCCTGGTTAATTGCATCAATGCAAGTGaattcatttagggggttatttatcaaagtctgaatttatctcaatattttctgctataatctccgatcaaatctgttcaggtttttatgcttatttattattacattttcactaaagattttcacaattgtttcagatttttcatccaatattcatgtttttttcagatttttcacccgaaaactttggggtattgcacaaaacccagcgcacatcaaaaaatcattgggacttctcccattgacttatatgcaatctcgacaggtctgagatgccggaatttctgattcagactttttcatactcggggtttaataaattctgaaaaatttgtgattttttaaaagtctgattttatttaataaaaaatcacaaatttttcatgatttttgcatttggaataTAGTCAATAACCCCTATAGATTTAAGACACCTCCATTAGTTGCCTCCCTGTTGTTAGGAATATGTGTGTCATTAGACATGGGTACAGAACT
Proteins encoded in this region:
- the LOC108707944 gene encoding transmembrane and immunoglobulin domain-containing protein 1 isoform X1, which encodes MNLCVCLVLGPLLVMHHVAAVRLELNNKNTSSSLPGNLTETASLKCQVFDNTGDEELIWYRGTRQVDVSSQNNVNSSHICVSPLSTEDNGVSFTCLLKRDNTVKISVILDVKYTPILEGESSVTVEVGKSAQLTCIVKANPQAEMTWKKNGVFVTMEKSRYKQYLDSDKFQLNIDKADKKDAGIYTCVAVANDGNATTTEKTFELVVEDKKDVLPVEAIAAAVVVGALVILFGLFARRETFFKPCMKNRHDTSL